From the Lathyrus oleraceus cultivar Zhongwan6 chromosome 4, CAAS_Psat_ZW6_1.0, whole genome shotgun sequence genome, one window contains:
- the LOC127138360 gene encoding lactoylglutathione lyase GLX1: MAQTDLFDWLKNDNRRFLHVVYRVGDLDRAIKFYTQALGMKLLRQRDVPEEKYANAFVGFGDEKSYYSIELTYNYGVSSYDVGDGFGHFGIATQDVYKLVEHIRAFGGNITREAGPIQGGTTIIAFVKDPDGYTFALIQRSVFVDPFAHITLRVGDLERGIKFYEKALGLKVLRKDDNPEKKYTVVALGYKGEEESTVLELTYNYGVTEYSKGNGYAQIAIGTDDVYKSAEVVNLVTQELGGKITRQPGPLPGLNTKIVGFVDPEGWKTVLVDNEDFLKELE, translated from the exons ATGGCTCAGACTGACTTGTTTGACTGGCTGAAGAATGACAACCGTCGATTTCTTCATGTTGTTTACCGTGTTGGTGACCTTGATCGCGCCATCAA GTTTTATACTCAAGCTCTGGGAATGAAGCTTTTGAGACAAAGAGATGTTCCTGAGGAGAAATATGCTAACGCTTTTGTTGGATTTGGCGATGAGAAATCATATTATTCTATTGAATTAACATACA ATTATGGAGTGAGTTCTTATGATGTTGGAGATGGCTTTGGACATTTTGGAATTGCAACACAAGAT GTATACAAATTGGTTGAGCACATTCGGGCTTTTGGAGGAAACATCACTAGGGAGGCTGGTCCAATTCAGGGCGGAACAACCATTATCGCCTTTGTGAAGGATCCTGATGGCTACACTTTTGCACTCATCCAAAGATCTGTGTTCGTTGATCCATTTGCTCATATCACGCTTCGTGTTGGTGATTTAGAACGCGGCATCAAGTTTTATGAAAAG GCTTTGGGCTTGAAGGTGCTGAGGAAGGACGATAATCCTGAGAAAAAG TACACTGTTGTTGCACTTGGGTATAAAGGGGAGGAAGAGTCAACTGTGTTGGAGTTGACATATAACTACGGTGTCACCGAGTACTCTAAGGGAAATGGTTATGCACAG ATTGCAATTGGCACCGATGATGTATACAAAAGCGCTGAGGTAGTAAACCTAGTCACGCAAGAGCTTGGAGGGAAGATCACTCGGCAACCAGGACCGCTTCCCGGCCTTAACACAAAAATTGTTGGGTTCGTTGACCCTGAAGGATGGAAAACT GTGTTGGTTGACAATGAAGATTTCCTGAAGGAGCTGGAGTGA